TGGTGCTTGTGCGCCTGCCCCGACGGGCCTAGGTTAGGACCATGACCGACCAGACCCAAGACCTGACCCTGGACGAAATCCGCGCATTGCTGGCGCCGATCCTGCCGCGCCACGCCGCCTTTGACGGCTGGCGGCCCGAAGCGGTGGCGATGGCAGCGGCGGAAAAGAACATCGATGCCGATGTCGCCGCGCTGGCCTTCGACGGCGGCGCGATGGGCATGGTCGAGGCCTGGTTCGCCAGCATCGACGCGCGGATGCTGGAGGCGTTGCCAATCGAAAAGCTGGCCACCATGTCGATCCGCAAAAAGATCACCGCGCTGATCGAGACGCGCCTGACCCTGCTGGCGCCCGACCGCGAGGCACTGCGCCGGGCGCAAGCGATCCTGGCGATGCCGACCAATGCCGTGCGCGCCGCCAAGCTGGGCTGGCACGCCGCCGACATCATGTGGCGGGCGGCGGGCGACACCGCCACCGACCTCAACCACTATAGCAAGCGCGCGACGCTGGGCAGCATCTATGCCGCAACCCTGCTGACCTTCGTCAATGACGAGAGCGAGGATCATGCCGACAGCCGCGCCTTCCTGGCACGGCGGATCGAGGGGATCATGCGCTTCGAGAAGGTGAAGGCCCGGTTCAAGGGCGTGGGCGATGGCGAACATCTCAGCCTGTCGCGCTTCATCGGCCGGCTGCGCTACCCGGCGGTGTGAAGTTCGGGCTGGCCTTCGCCAGACGTAATTGATAGTCAGTCGCAAATCCGATTTCTGGTTAAGAGTCCATCCTCCTTGCGCCTGACCGATCTGCCCCTGCGCCAACCCGCTTTTGTTGAAACCATCGACTGGGATTCGCTGTCGTCCGTGGAAGGACAGCGACTGCGCGAGTTCGGCCTGTGCGAAGGCGCCAGTGTCGAGGCACTGCATCATGGCGGGCTGCTGGGTCGCGGACCGCTGGCGGTCAAGATCGGGCGGATGACGGTGGCGATGCGCCGCAACCACGCCGCCGCCGTGGAGGTCAGCACCGGCCCGCAGGAGGCGCAGGCATGAGCGCCCTTCCCCTCGTCGCGCTGGTCGGCAATCCCAATGCGGGCAAGTCCGCCCTGTTCAACGCGTTGACCGGCGCGCGGCAGAAGCTGGGCAACTATCCCGGCGTCACGGTGGAGCGCAAGGCGGGCCGCCTGTCGCTGGCCGACGGTCGGCCGGTCGAACTGGTCGACCTGCCCGGCACCTACAGCCTGTCGCCGGCCAGCCCCGACGAGCAGGTGACGCGCGACTTCGTGCTGGGCAAGCAGACCGGCGAGAAGCTGCCCGACGCGCTGGTGATCGTGGTCGATGCGTCGAACCTCGACAATCATCTGCGCTTTGCGCTGGAACTGATCGCGCTGGGCCTGCCCACCGTGGTCGCGCTCAACATGGTCGACCTCGCCACCCGCGACGGGCTGGAGCTGGACGCCAATGTACTGGCGCGCGAACTGGGCGTGCCGGTCGTCTCCACCGTGGCGGTGCGCAAGCGCGGCCTGGATCATCTCAAGACCGAACTGGAGACGCTGCTGGGCGCCCAGATGGGCATGCTGCGCCCCTCGGCCGGCGAACCCGATTTCGACGCCGTGCGCCGCGAGGCGCGCCGGATCGCCCGTGCCGCGATCGTGCGCGAAACCCCGTCGCGCCGGCTGACGGCGGCGGTCGACCGGGTCGCGCTGCACCCTGTGCTGGGCCTCGCCCTGCTGTTGGGTCTGTTGTTCGTGATGTTCCAGGCGGTCTTTTCCTGGGCATCGGTGCCCGCCGACATGCTGGAAGGCTGGGTCACGGCGCTGGGCGAGGCGGTGACCAATACCCTGCCACCGGGCATCATCCATGACTTCCTGCTGCAGGGCGTGGTCGGTGGCGTCGGCGCGGTGATCGTGTTCCTGCCGCAGATCCTGATCCTCTTCTTCTTCATCCTGATGCTGGAGGCGACCGGCTATATGGCCCGTGCCGCCTTCCTGATGGACGGCATCATGGCCAAGGTCGGCCTGTCGGGCCGCGCCTTCATCCCGCTCCTGTCCTCCTTCGCCTGCGCGGTCCCGGGCATCATGGCGACGCGCACGATCAGCGATCCCAAGGACCGGCTGACCACGATCCTGATCGCGCCGCTGATGACCTGTTCGGCGCGGCTGCCGGTCTATGGCCTGATCATCGCCGCCTTCATCCCCGCACGCAGCGTCGGGCCGGGCATCGGCCTGCAGGGGCTGGTGCTGTTCCTTCTCTATGTCGCCGGCATCGTCGGCGCCATGCTGGCCGCCTGGGCGCTGCGCCTGACCGTGGCCAAGGGCCGCAGCGGCGGCTTCCTGATGGAAATGCCGAAATATCAGTGGCCCCGGCCACAGGATATTTTGATCGGCCTGTGGCAGCGCGGCGTCATCTTCCTGAAGCGCGCCGGCACCATCATCCTGGCCACCAATATCGTGCTGTGGGTGCTGGCCAGCTTCCCCCATGCGCCCGAAGGCGTGCGCCAGAGCGAATATTCGATCGCCGGACGGATCGCGGGCGGCATCAACGTGCTGGTCGAGCCGATCGGCTTCAACCGCGACATTTCGCTGGCCCTGCTGCCGAGCATGGCCGCGCGCGAGGTCGCGGTGTCCGCCATCGCCACCGTCTATGCGATCGACGCCGAGGATGATGCCGAGGCGCTGGAACAGGGTTTGGGCGACCGACTGGCCGGCCGCTGGAGCCTGGCCACCGCGCTCGCCTTCCTGGCCTGGTTCGTGTTCGCGCCGCAGTGCATTTCCACCATCGCCGTCACGCGGCGCGAGACCAATGGCTGGAAATGGCCTTTGTTCATGATCTTCTATCTGTTCGTGCTGGCCTATGCCGCGGCGGGCCTAACCTATTGGACGGCCGTCGCAATGGGGCTGGGCTGAACCGATCAGCCGATTTTGGCCTAGCTTTGTTCTTTACCGCCAAGGCCAGCCTTCTATAACGGCGCCTTTAGTGCTTTCGGAGGAATCATGGCAGGCTCGGTCAACAAGGTCATTCTCGTCGGGAATCTGGGGGCCGACCCGGAAGTGAAGAGCTTCCAGAATGGCGGCAAGATCTGCAATCTGCGGATCGCCACGTCGGAAAGCTGGAAGGACCGCATGTCGGGGGAGCGCAAGGAGCGCACCGAATGGCATAATGTCGTCATCAATTCCGAAGGCCTGGTCGGCGTCGCCGAACGCTTCCTGCGCAAGGGATCGAAGATCTACATCGAGGGCCAGTTGCGCACCCGCAAGTGGCAGGACCAGTCGGGCAACGACCGCTATACGACCGAGGTCGCCCTGTCCGGCCCGGGCGCGGTGCTGACCATGCTCGACGGTGCGCCGGGCGGTGGCGGCCAGGGTGGCGGCGGCTTTGGCAGTGGGCGCTCGGGCGGCGGCAACCAGGGCGTCAGCGACTGGAGCGGCGGCAGCAGCGGCTTTGGCGGCGGCGACTATGATGATTTCGGCGGTGGCAACAGTGGCGGCGGCCGGTCCAGCGGTGGCCAGAGCAGTGGCGGCTTTGGCGGCAGTCGCGGCGGCCAGGGCGGCCCGAACTTCGACAACGACCTGGACGACGAAGTCCCGTTCTGAGTGCACCCCACCGTTTCGGCTGGCGCATAGCAGGCAACGCCTGATTGGCAGCCCCGCTTCCCATTCCTGCAAGACCCCCCGGCTGCCAGATGCAGCCGGGGGGTCTTTTTTGATCTGGCGTCCATCGCCGAAGCGATGGACGCCAGATTCCTGTCCTGCGCGAATGCCGATGGATCAACGCGCCCTCTCCCGGCTTGACCATCCCCCTCTCGAAATACTAAACATATGTTCAGTCACTGGAGGACGCAGCCGATACACTCCGGGATGCACTTGGGGGAGAGCATTATGAGGATGCCGTTCTTGGGGAGCGCCATGGCGCTGGTTCTTGCCAGTTCGGCGGTGTCGCTCGTGGCGCAGCGATCGCAGGTCGGGGAAGGTGCAAACATCGACTGGCCGGGCGTAGGGGGAAGCGCCGATGAAAGCGGCTTCAGCCAACTGACGACCATCTCCACCGCCAATATCGACAAATTGGGTCTCGCCTGGTCGCTCGACCTGGACGGTGAAGTGTCATTGGAAGCGACCCCCCTGGCCGTGGGCGGCATCCTCTATTTCAGCGGCAGCTATGGTGCGGTCTATGCTGTCGATGGCGCCACCGGCAAACTGATCTGGAAATATGATCCGGAGATATGGAAAGTCAGCCCGGCGCGCCAGGCCATGGGCATGGGCGTCAACCGTGGCGTCGCCTATGATGATGGCCGGGTCTTCATCGGCGTACTCGACGGGCGCCTGATCGCCCTGGATGCAAAGACAGGGACGGTCGAATGGACCGTCAATACCCTGCCTCCGGGCACGATGCACAGCCTGACCGGTGCCCCGCGCACCTTCAAGGGCAAGGTCATTATCGGCAATGGCGGGGCCGATATCGGCCAGCGCGGCTTCGTCACCGCCTATGACCAGAAGACCGGCGCGCAAGCCTGGCGCTTCTGGACCGTGCCGGGCAGTCCCGAACAGAATGCAGGCGACCCGACCATGGACATGGCGGCCCGGACCTGGAACGGACAATATTGGAAGACCGGAACCGGCGGCACGGTATGGAACGGCATGACGTTCGACCCGGAATTGAACCGCATCTATCTGGGTGTCGGCAATGCCGGACCCTATGATCCGGAGAAGCGCAGCCCGGGCGGCGGCGACAATCTGTTCGTTGCATCCATCGTCGCGCTGGATGCCGATAGCGGCAAATATATCTGGCACTATCAGCAGAACCCACGGGAAAGCTGGGATTATAAGGCGGTGGCCAACATGATCGCGGCCACCATTCCCATCGACGGCAAGCCGCGCAAGGTGCTGATGCAGCAACCGACCAACGGCTTTTTCTATGTGCTTGACCGCGAGACCGGCAAACTCATCTCTGCCGAGAAGGTCGGCAAGGTCACCTGGGCAAGCCATATCGACATGGCGACCGGACGGCCCGTAGAGACGATCAATGCCCATTATCAGGAGGGGCCGGTCGATATCTATCCCAGCACATTGGGCAGCCATAACTGGCAGGCAATGAGCTACAGTCCGAAGACCGGTCTCGTCTACATTCCCTACATGCAGGCCGGCGCGCGCTATGGAAAAGCCGACAAGGGCTTCCTTGCCAGCATCACCGGCGCGAGCGCGACCTTCATCACCGAAAAGCGCGACAAGGACGATCTGACCGGTGCGTTGCTGGCATGGGACCCGGTGGCGCATAAGGCCCGCTGGCGCATGCCGCGCCCCTTTTTGTGGAACGGCGGCACGCTGGCGACGGCGGGCAATCTGGTGTTCCAGGGAACGGCCGACGGCTATTTCCGTGCCCATGATGCCATGAGTGGCAAGGAATTATGGACATTCAATGCGGGCCTGGGGATCATTGGCGCACCGATGAGCTATGCGATCGGCGACACCCAATATGTCGCGGTGCTGGTCGGCTGGGGCGGCACGACGGCAGCGGCCAGCGAGGTGCTGAATGTAGGCTGGAAATATGGCCAGCAGCCCCGACGCCTGCTGAGCTTCGCGATCGGCGGCAGAGCAAAGCTGCCTCCTTCCCCGCCGCGCGACATGCAGGTTCATGCGCTGGATGACCCGGCGATCCTGCTGGACGAAAAGGCGATCGCCGCGGGGCGAGAGATGTCGTTCATCTGTGGCGCCTGCCATGGCATGGCATTCAAAGGGGCGGGCGCGCCTGGCCCGGACCTGCGGGAATCCGCCCTGTCCCTGTCGGAAGACAGCTTTTTCCAGGTTGTACAGGACGGCGCCCTGGCGGAACGCGGCATGCCCCGCTTCCCGCTGGGCAAGGCGCAGATCCACAACATCTGGTCCTATCTGCGTGCCACGTCGCGCGAGGCGCTGGGCACCCGCAAACCCGATCCCGATGCCCCAACCGCAACCCGCTTCTGAGCGTGCAACGGGCAACGGGCAACGCCATGATCCAGCGTGAACAAGCCATCAGAGGAAAGGGGCCGATCCGATGCGGATGACCGGAGAGGAGCGGATCGCGGCGCCCCGCCAGCAGGTCTGGGCCGCACTGAACGATCCGGCGATATTGCGCCGGTCCATTCCCGGCTGCCAGTCGCTTGAGAAGGACGGCGCCGACCGGCTGCGCGCGACCGTGGAAATCAAGATCGGACCGATCGGCGCCCGATTTAATGGGCTGGTCCTGCTGTCGGATATCGATCCGCCCAACGGCTACACCATCACCGGCGAAGGCCAGGGCGGAACCGTCGGCCATGCCAAGGGTGGGGCCAGGGTCGCGCTGACCGACGATGGCGATGGCTGCTTGCTGACATATGAGGTTCACGCCGAAGTGGGGGGGCGGCTGGCCCAACTGGGCGGACCAATCATCGACGCCACAGCCAAGCAACTGGCAGCCAAGTTTTTCGCGACATTCGGCGCGATCACAAGCGGCACGGAGATATCGGCCGCAAGCGGCGTCGGGATATCATCCGACACCGGGACAATGGGAGGGCGCCTCCCCGCCCCAGCCACACCAATGCCCAGCGACGCCGCCCCGCCTTTCCCCTGGGGCTGGATCATCTGCCTGATCCTGGCCATTCTGACCGGTTTCCTGATGGGTCGGACAATGCCGACCGGCTGGTGGGCGCCGGCCGTGATAATCCTGGTCATCGCAGCGGCGAGCGCAGGTTTCGAGGCCGGCCAGCGCCGGAGGCGCGGATGAAACCTGCACCTTTCGACTATGTTCGGCCGTCGAGCATGGAGGAAGCCTGCGCCATCCTGGCCGAGGCAGGGGGCGGCGCCCAGCTACTGGCCGGCGGCCAGACGCTGATGCCGCTGCTGGCGCTGCGGATGAGCCAGCCCTTCATCCTGGTGGACATCACCCATATCGCCGCCTTGCGGGGCGTAACATCGACGGGGAGCAAGACCCGGATTGGCGCGATCACACGACAGAATGAGGCGCTGGCGGATCCGATATTGCACCGCGATCTGCCGCCCCTGATCGCGGCACTGGGACAGGTCGGGCATCATCAGACGCGCAACCGGGGCACGATCGGCGGATCCATTGCCCTGGGCGAGCCGGCTGCCGAAATGCCGGCCGTGGCGGTGGCACTCGGCGCGGAAATCGCGCTGCAGTCGGTGCGTGGCCAGAGGATGGTGCGGGCAGAGGATTTCTATCATGGCCCCTATGCCACGGCGATCGACCCGGATGAGATCATCACCGCCATCCACTATCCCGCCTGGCCCGCCCACAGCATCACCCTGTTCCGCGAAGTCGCCCGACGCCCCGGCGATTTCGCGCTGGTGGGGCTGGTCGGCGCGCTGGTGGTGGAAGAGGGCATCATCGTCCGCGCCGGGATCGCATGGTTCGGCATGGGCGCGACGCCGATCCGGGCACGGCAGGTCGAAGCCGCATTGACCGGTGCCCGTACCGATGCGTTGAACCTGCAAGAGCTGGCCGGGCTGGCAATCGCCGATACCGCTCCATTCGACGATCATCACGCAACCGCCGATTATCGACGCACGGTCGGGCGCAACATCTTCAT
The sequence above is drawn from the Sphingobium sp. AP49 genome and encodes:
- the ssb gene encoding single-stranded DNA-binding protein, whose translation is MAGSVNKVILVGNLGADPEVKSFQNGGKICNLRIATSESWKDRMSGERKERTEWHNVVINSEGLVGVAERFLRKGSKIYIEGQLRTRKWQDQSGNDRYTTEVALSGPGAVLTMLDGAPGGGGQGGGGFGSGRSGGGNQGVSDWSGGSSGFGGGDYDDFGGGNSGGGRSSGGQSSGGFGGSRGGQGGPNFDNDLDDEVPF
- a CDS encoding COQ9 family protein, yielding MTDQTQDLTLDEIRALLAPILPRHAAFDGWRPEAVAMAAAEKNIDADVAALAFDGGAMGMVEAWFASIDARMLEALPIEKLATMSIRKKITALIETRLTLLAPDREALRRAQAILAMPTNAVRAAKLGWHAADIMWRAAGDTATDLNHYSKRATLGSIYAATLLTFVNDESEDHADSRAFLARRIEGIMRFEKVKARFKGVGDGEHLSLSRFIGRLRYPAV
- a CDS encoding FeoA family protein — protein: MRLTDLPLRQPAFVETIDWDSLSSVEGQRLREFGLCEGASVEALHHGGLLGRGPLAVKIGRMTVAMRRNHAAAVEVSTGPQEAQA
- a CDS encoding FAD binding domain-containing protein; this translates as MKPAPFDYVRPSSMEEACAILAEAGGGAQLLAGGQTLMPLLALRMSQPFILVDITHIAALRGVTSTGSKTRIGAITRQNEALADPILHRDLPPLIAALGQVGHHQTRNRGTIGGSIALGEPAAEMPAVAVALGAEIALQSVRGQRMVRAEDFYHGPYATAIDPDEIITAIHYPAWPAHSITLFREVARRPGDFALVGLVGALVVEEGIIVRAGIAWFGMGATPIRARQVEAALTGARTDALNLQELAGLAIADTAPFDDHHATADYRRTVGRNIFISTLSAAAMARQMA
- a CDS encoding carbon monoxide dehydrogenase subunit G, whose translation is MRMTGEERIAAPRQQVWAALNDPAILRRSIPGCQSLEKDGADRLRATVEIKIGPIGARFNGLVLLSDIDPPNGYTITGEGQGGTVGHAKGGARVALTDDGDGCLLTYEVHAEVGGRLAQLGGPIIDATAKQLAAKFFATFGAITSGTEISAASGVGISSDTGTMGGRLPAPATPMPSDAAPPFPWGWIICLILAILTGFLMGRTMPTGWWAPAVIILVIAAASAGFEAGQRRRRG
- a CDS encoding ferrous iron transporter B yields the protein MSALPLVALVGNPNAGKSALFNALTGARQKLGNYPGVTVERKAGRLSLADGRPVELVDLPGTYSLSPASPDEQVTRDFVLGKQTGEKLPDALVIVVDASNLDNHLRFALELIALGLPTVVALNMVDLATRDGLELDANVLARELGVPVVSTVAVRKRGLDHLKTELETLLGAQMGMLRPSAGEPDFDAVRREARRIARAAIVRETPSRRLTAAVDRVALHPVLGLALLLGLLFVMFQAVFSWASVPADMLEGWVTALGEAVTNTLPPGIIHDFLLQGVVGGVGAVIVFLPQILILFFFILMLEATGYMARAAFLMDGIMAKVGLSGRAFIPLLSSFACAVPGIMATRTISDPKDRLTTILIAPLMTCSARLPVYGLIIAAFIPARSVGPGIGLQGLVLFLLYVAGIVGAMLAAWALRLTVAKGRSGGFLMEMPKYQWPRPQDILIGLWQRGVIFLKRAGTIILATNIVLWVLASFPHAPEGVRQSEYSIAGRIAGGINVLVEPIGFNRDISLALLPSMAAREVAVSAIATVYAIDAEDDAEALEQGLGDRLAGRWSLATALAFLAWFVFAPQCISTIAVTRRETNGWKWPLFMIFYLFVLAYAAAGLTYWTAVAMGLG
- a CDS encoding PQQ-dependent dehydrogenase, methanol/ethanol family; amino-acid sequence: MRMPFLGSAMALVLASSAVSLVAQRSQVGEGANIDWPGVGGSADESGFSQLTTISTANIDKLGLAWSLDLDGEVSLEATPLAVGGILYFSGSYGAVYAVDGATGKLIWKYDPEIWKVSPARQAMGMGVNRGVAYDDGRVFIGVLDGRLIALDAKTGTVEWTVNTLPPGTMHSLTGAPRTFKGKVIIGNGGADIGQRGFVTAYDQKTGAQAWRFWTVPGSPEQNAGDPTMDMAARTWNGQYWKTGTGGTVWNGMTFDPELNRIYLGVGNAGPYDPEKRSPGGGDNLFVASIVALDADSGKYIWHYQQNPRESWDYKAVANMIAATIPIDGKPRKVLMQQPTNGFFYVLDRETGKLISAEKVGKVTWASHIDMATGRPVETINAHYQEGPVDIYPSTLGSHNWQAMSYSPKTGLVYIPYMQAGARYGKADKGFLASITGASATFITEKRDKDDLTGALLAWDPVAHKARWRMPRPFLWNGGTLATAGNLVFQGTADGYFRAHDAMSGKELWTFNAGLGIIGAPMSYAIGDTQYVAVLVGWGGTTAAASEVLNVGWKYGQQPRRLLSFAIGGRAKLPPSPPRDMQVHALDDPAILLDEKAIAAGREMSFICGACHGMAFKGAGAPGPDLRESALSLSEDSFFQVVQDGALAERGMPRFPLGKAQIHNIWSYLRATSREALGTRKPDPDAPTATRF